One genomic window of Glycine soja cultivar W05 chromosome 9, ASM419377v2, whole genome shotgun sequence includes the following:
- the LOC114425597 gene encoding miraculin-like, whose translation MKNILLAFVLLFALSSQPLLAAADASPEQVVDTSGKKLRAGLSYYIVPAVPLTRCGRYERCMGGGGLSLASIGESCPLDVVVVPRSHGLPLQFSPVDPKKGVVRVSTDLNIMFSTDHTSCAEYSPVWKLDHFDVSKGKWFVSTGGSMGNPSWETIRNWFKIEKCDGAYKIVYCPSVFPSSSSKHMCKDIGVFVDENGFRRLALSNVPFKVKFQRA comes from the coding sequence atgaagAACATATTGCTAGCATTTGTGCTTCTCTTTGCATTGAGCTCACAACCACTACTTGCAGCAGCTGATGCATCACCTGAGCAAGTGGTTGACACATCAGGGAAGAAGCTCCGAGCTGGTCTCAGTTACTATATCGTTCCGGCGGTGCCCTTAACAAGATGTGGAAGGTATGAAAGATGCATGGGTGGTGGAGGCCTTTCACTTGCCAGCATTGGTGAATCATGCCCTCTTGATGTTGTGGTTGTGCCAAGATCTCATGGCTTGCCATTGCAATTTTCACCCGTTGACCCTAAGAAAGGTGTTGTTCGTGTTTCCACTGATTTGAACATCATGTTTTCCACTGATCATACCAGTTGTGCTGAGTACTCCCCAGTGTGGAAATTGGATCACTTTGATGTCTCTAAAGGAAAGTGGTTTGTCTCCACTGGTGGCTCTATGGGAAACCCCAGTTGGGAAACTATACGCAACTGGTTCAAGATTGAGAAGTGTGATGGTGCTTATAAGATTGTTTATTGTCCCAGCGTGTTCCCTTCCTCTTCTTCCAAGCACATGTGCAAGGATATTGGTGTGTTTGTGGATGAGAATGGCTTTAGGCGTTTGGCTCTAAGCAATGTTCCTTTCAAAGTCAAGTTCCAGAGGGCCTGA